In Rhinoderma darwinii isolate aRhiDar2 chromosome 9, aRhiDar2.hap1, whole genome shotgun sequence, the following are encoded in one genomic region:
- the COMMD9 gene encoding COMM domain-containing protein 9 isoform X2, translated as MTGEMAVLPESVFSSLQLLLKASSRDVVQKICRDSFPSSALGSSQLIDDVSSNLSVTAGEASQVIRAAHALTRHVVYTGLTSAERILAAFPDDFHQNLKNLLTKIILENVSAWRSEAQNTGNPGGPRSMRVRTSDIHTDHGTRQRNSGHHVGWAGPDKGPAVCRR; from the exons ATGACCGGAGAGATGGCCGTTCTGCCGGAGAGTGTATTTTCCAGCCTGCAGCTCTTATTAAAG GCCTCCTCCAGGGATGTGGTCCAGAAGATTTGTAGAGACTCCTTTCCAAGTTCAGCCCTCGGCTCCTCACAGCTGATTGATGATGTGTCGTCCAACCTGTCCGTCACTGCGGGGGAGGCTTCTCAG GTGATACGAGCGGCGCACGCCCTCACCCGGCACGTGGTGTACACCGGTCTGACCTCCGCAGAGCGGATACTGGCCGCATTCCCAGACGACTTTCACCAGAACCTGAAGAATCTTCTGACCAAAATAATTTTGGAGAATGT ATCTGCATGGAGAAGTGAAGCCCAGAACACAGGCA ATCCAGGAGGACCCAGGTCTATGCGGGTCAGAACCAgcgacatccacactgaccatggaACTCGGCAAAGAAACTCTGGACACCATGTTGGATGGGCTGGGCCGGATAAGGGACCAGCTGTCTGCCGTCGCTAA
- the COMMD9 gene encoding COMM domain-containing protein 9 isoform X1 gives MTGEMAVLPESVFSSLQLLLKASSRDVVQKICRDSFPSSALGSSQLIDDVSSNLSVTAGEASQVIRAAHALTRHVVYTGLTSAERILAAFPDDFHQNLKNLLTKIILENVSAWRSEAQNTGISLPRLVDMDWRVDIKTSSDSVTRMAVPTCLLKMKIQEDPGLCGSEPATSTLTMELGKETLDTMLDGLGRIRDQLSAVANK, from the exons ATGACCGGAGAGATGGCCGTTCTGCCGGAGAGTGTATTTTCCAGCCTGCAGCTCTTATTAAAG GCCTCCTCCAGGGATGTGGTCCAGAAGATTTGTAGAGACTCCTTTCCAAGTTCAGCCCTCGGCTCCTCACAGCTGATTGATGATGTGTCGTCCAACCTGTCCGTCACTGCGGGGGAGGCTTCTCAG GTGATACGAGCGGCGCACGCCCTCACCCGGCACGTGGTGTACACCGGTCTGACCTCCGCAGAGCGGATACTGGCCGCATTCCCAGACGACTTTCACCAGAACCTGAAGAATCTTCTGACCAAAATAATTTTGGAGAATGT ATCTGCATGGAGAAGTGAAGCCCAGAACACAGGCA TTTCATTGCCGCGTCTGGTAGACATGGACTGGAGAGTCGACATCAAGACCTCGTCGGACTCTGTCACAAGAATGGCGGTGCCCACCTGTCTGCTGAAGATGAAG ATCCAGGAGGACCCAGGTCTATGCGGGTCAGAACCAgcgacatccacactgaccatggaACTCGGCAAAGAAACTCTGGACACCATGTTGGATGGGCTGGGCCGGATAAGGGACCAGCTGTCTGCCGTCGCTAACAAGTAG